The DNA region TAGGGCTGCATCTTTTTTATGTAAAGCAATTGAAATTTGAAAACATTTACAGTATAATTATATTGTGGTTTAACACTCCACAACTATCTATTTAAGATGTATCAAAAGATGCATCTGTTTTTTATGTATAAATTATTTAAATATATAAATACTATTAATGACTTTTCATTATCTATTTTGATATACTTTCCCTGATGTAGCTTTTATGGCTACATCTTTTTTATTACAATGAATAAGATATTAATATCTGTCAATAATTACAAATGCACAATTTTATTAGACTCCATCTTATAATACCCTAGGTTTGTAGCTATCCTAGGTTATTTTTATATATAGATTACACATTTGAATTTTCACTACATAGTATAAATAGTACTATATTTTGTAGGAGTGATTCAATTGTATAACATAAAACCTAAAACTTTCGATTTTAAATCAGTTAATGGAATCTCAGCTAAACAATTAGATGAACATTATAAATTATATGTAGGATACGTAAATACATTAAATAAAATTTGGAATATACCCTATATACCTGAAAATTATACTGATAGCAATTCAACTTATTCAAATATGCGTAGTTTAAAGCTTGGAGAAACCTATTCTTTAGATGGTGTAAAACTTCATCAACTTTATTTTCAGAACATGACAGGAGGCAATAATACCCCTTCTGGCCCATTATTAAATGCTATAATAGATCAGTTTTCTTCCTATGACAGATTTATATCTTATCTCACAAATGTAGGGTTGTCTATGAGGGGATGGGCTATTCTTGCTATTGATTCTATAGATAATAAATTTCACATAATAGGCAGTGATTTACATGATACTGGTGCTGTATGGCTTTCTTATCCATTATTAGTTATGGATGTTTATGAGCATGCATATTTTATGGATTTTGGAACAGATAAGAGAAAGTATATATCTACTTTTATTAACAATATAAATTGGGGAGTTTTAAATAACAGATTTGCAAATTATGTTTCCTCCCTGCAAATTAATAACATGAATGCGAATATGAAACGATATAGTCCTTACCCTTTTGAATTTCATTATTAATATTATCAATCATATAAGTATTTTAAGTAAATGATTAAAATTACTTATGCATAAATTATATAAACTTTCAAATACTACTATTGTATTTTTCATTATTTAGTAACTTCCTTTACAATATTTAATTAATCTAATGAATATGCTTACATTTTATTAAAATCAACTTGTTTGAGGGTAGTCGTTATGGCTACCTGTTTTTTATGTAAAAAAATATTACTAT from Clostridium pasteurianum BC1 includes:
- a CDS encoding superoxide dismutase, with protein sequence MYNIKPKTFDFKSVNGISAKQLDEHYKLYVGYVNTLNKIWNIPYIPENYTDSNSTYSNMRSLKLGETYSLDGVKLHQLYFQNMTGGNNTPSGPLLNAIIDQFSSYDRFISYLTNVGLSMRGWAILAIDSIDNKFHIIGSDLHDTGAVWLSYPLLVMDVYEHAYFMDFGTDKRKYISTFINNINWGVLNNRFANYVSSLQINNMNANMKRYSPYPFEFHY